In a genomic window of Gossypium arboreum isolate Shixiya-1 chromosome 9, ASM2569848v2, whole genome shotgun sequence:
- the LOC108451085 gene encoding uncharacterized mitochondrial protein AtMg00860-like — protein MDASKVRAIANWEPPTKVKELRSFLGLANYYSRFIEGYSKIAAPSTNFLKKGKVWDWDPRCEKAFNQVKQAMMSKLVLVLSDFSKAYEKEVMKECHDSKWADHPSIHRTLTLLEDRFYWPHMGDDVETYVKTCLVCQQDKVELKAPAGLLQPLVIPECP, from the exons ATGGATGCAAGTAAAGTTCGAGCAATTGCTAATTGGGAGCCACCAACCAAGGTGAAGGAGTTGCGATCTTTCCTTGGATTAGCAAATTATTACAGTCGCTTCATTGAAGGCTATTCCAAGATCGCTGCACCCTCGacgaattttttaaaaaagggtaAGGTGTGGGATTGGGACCCTCGGTGCGAGAAAGCCTTCAACCAAGTGAAGCAAGCAATGATGAGTAAGCTTGTACTCGTGTTGTCGGACTTTTCAAAGGCATATGAG AAGGAAGTCATGAAGGAATGTCATGATTCCAAATGGGCTGACCATCCAAGTATACATCGTACTTTGACTCTCTTGGAAGATCGGTTTTATTGGCCTCACATGGGTGATGATGTGGAGACCTATGTGAAAACTTGTTTGGTGTGCCAACAAGATAAGGTCGAGTTGAAGGCTCCTGCTGGCTTGTTACAACCCTTGGTCATTCCGGAGTGCCCATGA